GCTGAAGCTCATCCAGGCGATGATCGCCGCCGCCAAGGCCGATGGTCATATCGATGAGAAGGAGCGCGCCAATATCATGGACAAGGTGCAGATCTCCGGCCTCGACACGGAAGCCGAGCGGTTCCTGGAAAAGGAACTGGCCGATCCGCTCGATATCGATGCGCTGGTGGCTGCTGCCCGCACCGAAGAGCAGAAGGTGGAGCTTTATACGGCCTCAAGGCTTGCAATCGAGGCGGATACGCGGGCGGAGCGGGGGTATCTAGACCTTCTCGCCGGGCGTCTGGGGCTGCCGGATGCGCTGGTGGATCATATTGAGGCGACCGTGGTGGCGGCGAAGGTGTAAGTCGGAGTTTGGGGTTCACCCCCCTCTGCCCTGCCGGGCATCTCCCCCTCAAGGGGGGAGATCAGCCAGCAGGTAACGCTCGCTCACTCGCAACGTTGAGGATGGCCGAGAGGCCGCCTCATGTCGATCTCCCCCCTTGAGGGGGAGATGCCCGGCAGGGCAGAGGGGGGTGAGCGCCACCCACCAAGAACGCCACATCCACTGTTGTCATCCCGCCCCGCTTGCCCTAATCCTTCTCCCAGCAAATGGGGAAGAGAATGCGCGATCTGAGTGATTTCAAAGGATGTCCGGCGCCCAAGCCGGTGGTGCTGAAGGGCAGTTACGTAACCGCCGAGCAGTTCGATCGCGAAAAACATCTCGAAAAGCTCTGGACAGCACTTGGCGGCGAGGGCGTGAATGCGCTGCTCAAATATTTCCCGCAAAGCGCCTTTCCCGATGCCGATGCCTTTGGTGACTGGCTCATCGGTGCAGGCGAAAAGCTCAACTGGGTGACGCTCATCTTTGTCGAAAATGCCACCGGCGAGGTCGTCGGTATGGCGAGCTACATGCGGCCCGATCCCGCCAATGGCGTGGTCGAGGTCGGTTCCGTCGCCCATGGCGCGAAGATGAAACGCTCGCCGCTCGCGACGGAAGCCCATTATCTGATGGCGAGACATGTGTTCGAGGATCTGGGGTATCGCCGTTACGAGTGGAAATGCCACAATCAAAACGAGCCCTCCAAGATCACCGCGAAACGGTATGG
This is a stretch of genomic DNA from Agrobacterium fabrum str. C58. It encodes these proteins:
- a CDS encoding GNAT family N-acetyltransferase, with amino-acid sequence MRDLSDFKGCPAPKPVVLKGSYVTAEQFDREKHLEKLWTALGGEGVNALLKYFPQSAFPDADAFGDWLIGAGEKLNWVTLIFVENATGEVVGMASYMRPDPANGVVEVGSVAHGAKMKRSPLATEAHYLMARHVFEDLGYRRYEWKCHNQNEPSKITAKRYGFTFEGVFRQHMVSKGQNRDTAWFSMIDGEWPLIGKAFEAWLSPDNFASDGNQKRKLEDIRAELTNASA